In Myripristis murdjan chromosome 9, fMyrMur1.1, whole genome shotgun sequence, the following proteins share a genomic window:
- the LOC115364772 gene encoding monocarboxylate transporter 13, with product MASRKAGPPDGGYGWVVVASAFLVMGLTAAVLKNFGLFFLEIQSHFGVPTSTTSWVTSTTIAMFHLGAPVASALSLEFSQREVIMVGGLLTASGMVLASLDLNLPWLYVSMGVLQGTGISFSWIPANSIVSHYFVRWRPIAYAIASSGECVFAVIFSPVFQWLIEAYTWQGALLIIGGLQLNLCVCGALMRPLDAAESTVEKTKDGLDSKTPKKKVVFQCSLLRKPELLLYIVFAILAAAAFFIPPLFLVPYAHSLGMEQYWAASILSVLAMADLGGRLTCGWLANMRLVRNLQLLTMIVSLLGVVLLLLPISHSYWGLLVFSSLYGYLFGCVVAIHVTSIVDIVGLEGFDSGLGFFMLFRSAGGFVGPPAAGWLVDQTDDYSAAFYLSGLCFITSGLFVVLVDRLIERKKASASDEIEASLDPLNTK from the exons ATGGCGTCCAGGAAAGCTGGACCTCCTGACGGGGGTTATGGCTGGGTGGTGGTCGCCTCAGCCTTCCTCGTCATGGGCCTCACCGCCGCTGTCCTCAAGAACTTCGGCCTCTTCTTCCTGGAGATCCAGAGTCACTTCGGAGTCCCCACCAGCACGACGTCCTGGGTCACCTCAACCACTATAGCCATGTTTCACCTCGgag CTCCAGTGGCTAGTGCACTAAGCTTGGAGTTTTCTCAGAGAGAGGTCATCATGGTTGGAGGCCTGCTGACTGCCTCGGGAATGGTGCTGGCATCTCTGGACCTGAACCTGCCCTGGCTGTACGTCAGCATGGGCGTCCTGCAAG GAACCGGTATTTCCTTCTCCTGGATCCCTGCGAACAGCATCGTCAGCCACTACTTTGTACGGTGGCGGCCCATCGCGTACGCCATCGCCAGCtcaggggagtgtgtgtttgctgtcatcTTCAGCCCCGTCTTCCAGTGGCTTATCGAGGCCTACACCTGGCAGGGAGCCTTGCTCATTATTGGAGGCCTTCAGCTCAACCTGTGCGTGTGCGGCGCCCTCATGAGGCCCCTGGACGCGGCCGAGAGCACGGTCGAAAAAACCAAAGACGGTCTCGACAGCAAAACGCCAAAGAAGAAAGTTGTCTTCCAGTGCTCCTTGCTGAGGAAACCTGAACTTTTACTCTACATCGTGTTTGCCATCTTAGCGGCGGCCGCGTTTTTCATCCCGCCTCTCTTTCTGGTGCCCTACGCCCACAGTTTGGGTATGGAGCAGTACTGGGCAGCGTCTATCCTCTCTGTCCTGGCCATGGCCGACCTGGGGGGGAGGCTTACGTGCGGGTGGCTGGCCAACATGAGGCTGGTGAGGAACTTGCAGCTGCTGACCATGATTGTGTCCCTGCTGGGTGTggtgctgctcctgctgcccaTCAGCCACAGCTACTGGGGGCTGCTGGTCTTCTCCTCGCTCTACGGCTACCTGTTCGGCTGCGTAGTGGCCATCCACGTCACCTCCATCGTGGACATCGTGGGCCTGGAGGGATTCGACAGCGGCCTGGGTTTCTTCATGCTCTTCAGGAGCGCCGGGGGCTTTGTTGGTCCGCCTGCTGCAG GCTGGCTGGTGGACCAGACAGACGACTACAGCGCTGCCTTCTACCTGTCGGGCCTCTGCTTCATCACGTCAGGGCTGTTTGTCGTCCTTGTCGACCGCCTCATTGAGAGGAAAAAAGCATCGGCCAGTGACGAAATAGAAGCCTCCTTGGACCCCTTGAACACAAAATAG